Proteins from a genomic interval of Rhodococcus rhodochrous:
- a CDS encoding HesB/IscA family protein, protein MTVQQETDTHGVILTEAAAAKAKALLDQEGRDDLALRIAVQPGGCAGLRYQLFFDDRTLDGDLTKEFAGVTLAVDRMSAPYVEGASIDFVDTIEKQGFTIDNPNATGSCACGDSFN, encoded by the coding sequence ATGACTGTGCAGCAAGAGACCGATACTCACGGCGTCATCCTGACCGAGGCCGCCGCTGCGAAGGCGAAGGCACTGCTCGATCAGGAGGGCCGCGACGACCTCGCACTGCGTATCGCCGTGCAGCCCGGAGGCTGTGCCGGTCTGCGGTACCAGCTGTTCTTCGACGACCGCACGCTGGACGGAGACCTCACGAAGGAATTCGCCGGTGTGACGCTCGCCGTCGACCGGATGAGCGCGCCGTACGTCGAGGGTGCGTCGATCGACTTCGTCGACACCATCGAGAAGCAGGGCTTCACCATCGACAACCCGAATGCCACGGGGTCGTGCGCCTGCGGCGACTCGTTCAACTGA